The genomic segment AAAGCAAGGAGTCAGATGTTGCACACATGACAAACCTCTTAAACCAACGCATCAATAAAACACGCAGGTTtttggttgcaatgtgacaataTGTTAAAGTGTTCTTGGGTTATTAATGCTTTTAGAAGGGACTGTTttgaatttgatcttttttgtgtttcatctACAAAATCAATTTTGAAACAATTCCCTTGATGAACCAGTAGAAACACTGTCTCAACTTGCTAATTGGAACAATAAATATAGTTtgatatgatttaaaataaatagctaactGCTGGAGAACCACTCACCCTCTCCACCTGTCCCTCCTTATGCTTGGTCTTGAAGATGCGTAGTTGAGGCAGAGAAGTCTCGGCGTAACTTTTGTCTTCAAACCCGTGCAGCAAGCGGCCTTGGAAGGCCAGCCGACACGCGTTGGCGTGGATATCCGTGTCTAGCTTGGAGCCGATCACCAGACAGAGTGCAGGACATGTGACGGGACGCTCAAACTCCAATAAAGCCCACTGTTCTGGGTCGGGCCCCAAAGCCGCTTCTTTTTGTCTGCTAACGTACTCGTCCTGGTAGGAATACTCCCTCTCAAAGGTGAAGGGTGTTTCCAGTGAGGACGGCTCTGACGGAGTCGGTTTGGTGTCAGCAGGGGGTAAGCCAAAGAAGGTCACCTTCGCCATGACCGTCTCGTGACCCACCGTGATGTGGAACTTGGCCCGGGTGGCGAGGGAACCCTTAAAGTATCCGATCTTCCTGGTGGAGATGATGGCTGCGTAGAGGGTGCGCAGGGAACCCGGAGTGCACACCAAGCCGCGCTCCAGCAGTTTAGGGTCGAATTGTgtcacgcacacacccacacggtCCCCCTGCATGGCCCCCGACACCGGCTTCCGAAACATCTGCACCGACTTTATTTTCTTGGTCACCTGATGTCAGAGAGCACACAGACACAATAAATGACACacctaaaaacacatttccacagaaaaatacacaataccTAACATGAACCTGATCGCAGattaaacagcagcagatgagGAAACGCTTTAAACTTCagaaacaaatttgtaaaaacgTTTTACTCTCCAATATCTCAATAAGATGTTTGGAAACTGGtaaattaacaaacaaaaactcaagggatgtttttttccccttagaAGTGACACTGTTGTCAAAATATTCagcttcaaaaaataaatatgttcgATAAATCTAATGATTAAAAAGTCTGAGGATGAACAAAATcaagattaaaatgtaaatctcCTTTTTGTTCAGTTGTGGTATTTAAGAATCCAAGAATGCGCCAATCAAATGACCTCCTTTGATGTAACGATTATTAAGCTTAATTTGAAAACTGggtttgacaaataaaaactaggttttgttgtgtttcctcAAAGgtgcacaaataaaaatttagaaGATCTCTGTTTGGATGTTAACTCAATAAAATATAAGACCTTGGCAGATATTATTGTTtaagtaaagaaacaaaaacgtTCATCAGCCAGATTGACGGGAGCAGATGAAATGTCAATTAAGCCATCTGCTGCCACCAAGAGGTGAACATAATAACTGCAGGCAGCAGTTTTGCATGTGGTCTTGATTAAACACAGGATCTGCAGTCAGAAAAGCACCGATTCCCCTCATATTTCCCTCACATCAAACAGCCACATCCTCTCAACAGACAACTATGCTCCACTTCTGAGTCTCTACCATTTCCACACATTCATTTCCACTGGTAGGAAATGTCACCTGTGCGTAAATCTCAGAGACCTCGGTGTTAAAAGCAAACCTTTAGCACTGGGATTTCCACTGTGTCGTTAATGGCCAGTGATCCCTGCAGGATGGTCCCAGTCATGACCGTTCCCTGACCGCGGATGGAGAAGCAGTGATCCACAGCCATAAGAAGGTCACCTTTAGCATCCCTCTTGGGGAGGTACGTCTGTTGCTTCAAAAGCTGGGAGAGAAATGTTGAATGTTTAAGTAATGTCggtgttttgatcatttttctgtcCACCAACAAACAGGTCATAAGGTGGTCATTTGCACCAATGCACAGACAtgttaatgtcacattttgGAACTGCTTAAAAATGTGTTAGCCAGCTTCAGTGTGAATCAAAGAGGCCTTTGTAAATCAGGGTTTATTGTGACTTATAATTAGCGCATTTTTCAGCGGAATAAGACATGCAAATGTCACaattaaggtaaaaataaatctctggaATTATTAGTTTTTGGTCTCTTTTTATCACATCATAATACATGGTGCTTTACAAGGGGTGTCCAGCCTTCTTAAGGACACTATCAAATAAATTAGTCCTAACTCTCCCAAATGTGATCAACCAGGCTGAAACCTGGTGACTGCTTGACTATTTATATCATTGTAcaacatattaaacattttcctaTTAGTCTCTAAAATCTTTAGGAAAACAATCAGTAAGTTTTATATGAACAGCCAGCTGACAGTTTGTAGCAACAGGTGGAGGCAGCTGGGACTTACTACTCTTTGCCATAACTTTATAAGACCTAGATACTTCCTAACACTAGCTCATATAAACTCAGAGCAACTTTAAGGTGTCTAGTGCTGCTTAGTGAGGTCTCGATAACAAGTGAGCTGCAGCTTTTAGAGTtgatttgattcaggtgtgtcaACATCTTTTAGGCCAGGATACCGGCTCTCAAGGACCAAAGAACTTCTGACATCAGATCCTATTAATTTTGTCCTCAAGGACAAGAGATGCAGGGTGGAAATCAAAAAGCTTTCGTTACATAGTTTGTCCTTCCAGGAGAAATTTATAgagctacatttaaaaaaatataaatatcaggATTTGAAAACATTGGAAGACTTTGATCTCTTTTAAACACTTTGATTCTGACAGGGAACGTTACTTCTTTAACTTTGTCAAACAAACGATCCAtcacagggtttcccccagtacattgtaagcctggcgggccaccaggctttacttgacCCCCCACCGGGCTAAGCattgttattttaatacaaCACTAACAGTGACAGCAAAAAGGGGCTTTGAGCTAGCAGACAAttgtctatttaaaaaaagataatggCATTTGATTCTACatacaaaacatacagaaatgctagttttatttagtgaactgctatattttctttgttgttagatgttttatttccaaaatttcCTGTTGGTGGACTTCCCTAGTACCTGTACAACCAGCCTTAGCTAGTTTCTGGGGGGAAACCTGCAtctgctttaataaaacaaaacaaacaaaaaaaagccccaaaatAGTAGCTGCACCTTTGAATTAATGAGAACTCATACATAGCCTTTAGCAACAACAGCATCAATTAGCTTCCAAACTTTACCTCAATTAGCGCTGGCACTCCCTGTGGCTCCTCTGTTTCAGGGGCCTCTGGGCCTCCAGGCTTCGCTGCCACAGCAATCACCGGACATTCCTTGAATCTGTCCACCGGAAAACAGCAACCCTTAAATTATTTCATGATGTGGTGTTGAGGCACTCAGCCTATCCTAGTAAACttcaaatttacatttacacAGATGTGTAATTTTATGAACCAATACTGACCTGGTGCTCTCCAGTGTTTTGTGTAGCCTTTTGGTCATTTTCTCAATGGCACTTTGTCTCTTGTTAGGCGGCAGCAGGTCGATCTTGTTCAGGACGACGACCATGCGGGGGCAGGTCAGTTCTCCTATCAGCAGACACTCTGCAGTCTGAGTCTGCACGCCTTTCACCACGTCCACCACCAGCATCATCAGGTCGATGATTTGCGCACCTGGAAAAAGAAGACATCGGAGGAACATGGAGCTGAAGCAGAACAACTTTCTTCCTTCCCTTTCCCGCAAAAGAGAAACTGAGAACATTACAAGCATGAAGTtgaatatccatccatccatccatccatccattttctttcactttatccggggtcgggtcgcgggggtttTTGTAGCAGTAGTTGAATACTGCTACAAAAATGGAGCAagacattcaaaaaatactagGAAACAGGACGTGAAATGAAAGGAGGGGTAAATGAAGGCAAAGAAAGAGCTATAAGATTGAGACTAAAACTAAAGTTGTCTTGTTCTGACTTTGATTGATTTCCTCGTTCTTCTAGGCTCTGACAACCCCAAAACGGCACTCATATCTGCAGAGCGGGTCTCACAGTTGCTACTTACAGCAATCTGTCTTGAGAGGAGGTAGAGCTGTTGATCATACACAAACATGGTGAGAAAATTCATACAGTCCCTAATGTGAACTTCCTGATGCATTTCAGCTGCCACTTCCACTGTCGCCTCTCATTCAACAATTCCAGTCAGCGTGAGTCTTTCAATTTGGTTTATTTGCAGTGagacagcgccccctgctggatgAATTAAGCTAAATTCAGCTGTGGTCACTAATACTGCAGAAATAGAATACAGTTTTTGGAAATGCTCTGATCTCAGTCGTCAAGTGCCATCACAGTTTGGCGCTTGTAAAACTCGCTCAAATCATACCAATTTTCTAATCCAGAGATTAAAACATAGAAATACAATACCTTTAATACGACAGCTTAAATGTATATGtgctcaaacaaaaacaccaataaGTTCCTATGGTCTAATATAAGTTTATTGCACCTCCAACGTTAGAGCTCACCTCCAATGATGGTCCGAATGAGAGAGGCGTGTCCCGGACAGTCCACCAGGGTGAACTGGAGGCTGTCATAGGGTTGCTGTCCCCCGCTGTCACGCAGGTGATCAGGACAATCCACGGTGAAGGAGGAGAAGCCCAGGTCCAGCGTGATGCCTCTCTCACGGGACTGCGGGTTCTTGTCGAAGGCGGCCGTGGAGGCTGTGCTGCTCAGCGCTCTGGCCAGCGAGGTCTTCCCACTGTCCACATGGCCGAGCACCCCGACATTAAAGTTCAGCGTTTTAGCCCGACTGTCTGGTGACTCTGTCATTTTCTCCACGGTCTGGAGATAGTATTATCTAACATGCGCGTTTTCCTTCACTCTGAATCGGACCCTGAACTCACCACGGCGCGTTACTTTCCGCACCAATCCTTCCGTCGGCAATGTTTGTCGTTAAtataatatgtttaaaataaaaacatactaaTGCAGCTGGCTACAAACAACTTTTCTACTGAAAGAAACGTCTTCCCAGATATCAGCGAACTTCACCCTCGGAAAACAAGCTAAACCGGAACCTCTTTTgcaagtaaacaaaataaattaaaagtataaaatcaataattctCAAATAGTGACACTTGAATTTTATCCAAATATGAATGTCAATTGAAATATTTCTATGATTGTACCCACGCACAGTGAAACATGTAATTAATTTGTAGCAAGTGTCTCGTTGTTTCACTACGACAAACCAAATGAAACACAGGAAAAGACTAGCTATTCTCAgcca from the Xiphophorus maculatus strain JP 163 A chromosome 20, X_maculatus-5.0-male, whole genome shotgun sequence genome contains:
- the eefsec gene encoding selenocysteine-specific elongation factor, producing the protein MTESPDSRAKTLNFNVGVLGHVDSGKTSLARALSSTASTAAFDKNPQSRERGITLDLGFSSFTVDCPDHLRDSGGQQPYDSLQFTLVDCPGHASLIRTIIGGAQIIDLMMLVVDVVKGVQTQTAECLLIGELTCPRMVVVLNKIDLLPPNKRQSAIEKMTKRLHKTLESTRFKECPVIAVAAKPGGPEAPETEEPQGVPALIELLKQQTYLPKRDAKGDLLMAVDHCFSIRGQGTVMTGTILQGSLAINDTVEIPVLKVTKKIKSVQMFRKPVSGAMQGDRVGVCVTQFDPKLLERGLVCTPGSLRTLYAAIISTRKIGYFKGSLATRAKFHITVGHETVMAKVTFFGLPPADTKPTPSEPSSLETPFTFEREYSYQDEYVSRQKEAALGPDPEQWALLEFERPVTCPALCLVIGSKLDTDIHANACRLAFQGRLLHGFEDKSYAETSLPQLRIFKTKHKEGQVERVTDDYSVIGRSLFKKETNLQLFVGLKVTLSTGESGVIEGGFGQSGKFKIRIQEGLRPETKQLLSSKKKGKSGSKGGPASEEEPKTESQPVGIHLHFKRYVFDPHKKMVQS